One Armatimonadota bacterium genomic window, GCAACGCAGGAAGCTGCTCGTAAATCGGCGCGTCCGGTCCGAAAGCGAAGGACGGCGAGCTCGTTGACGAAGACCAGCGAGCCTTCCCGGCGCGCGGACACCCCTATGCCTTGGGCGGCAAACAGGGACAGGACCAAGAGCAGCGCAACGGATCGCCGGAAGTACATCGTGAGGCTGGACTGTACCCAATCGAGCCTATGCCCTGGTCCAAATCACATCGCCGGAGCGCTTCGAAAAGTCGTAGGCGCTGAGCTCACCCTCAATAAGATCGTGGCCGACATAGCCAAGCGGTTCCAGCGCAGCACGTAAGTCCTCAGGCGTCTTGCCGTAACGCGCCAAATGGCGTGGCATCAATTCGGTCTGCACGACCATAGCTCTGTCCGACGCTAGCCGGGAATGAAACCCCTGGAGCGCCGCGACTTCGTAGCCTTCCACGTCCATCTTCACATAGCCGATCGGCCCCAAGCTCAGCTCGGCGCACAGTGAGTCCAGGGTTTTAACCGGCACCTCAACGCTCCCCGCTTCTCCTGCGCTCGAAATGTGGCTTTCTCCACGGTTCTTGGCGCTTCTTTGAAAGCGCAGATTCCCAAGCTCGCTGCCAACGGCCACATTCGCGATGGTCACGTTGGAGAACCCCGATGCCCGGACGTTTCGCTCTAGGATCACCGCCGTATCCGGATCGGCTTCAATCGCGACCACGCGGCCCTCAGGGCCCACTCGCCGGGCCATGAAGAGCGTGTAGAGCCCGACGTTGGCGCCCACATCGAGAACGGTCATGCCAGGCTTGAGGACCCCTTCCAGCCAGCGCAAAAGGGCAGGGTTATCGTAACCCTGGATGAATGCCTTGCGCGCGGATTTGTTCCTCCTTGGGCTGGATAGCTTCAGGCCACCGTCGTAATCGAATGTGACCAAGGGGTGGATGCGCCCCAGAAACTCCCACTTGAGCCTCCGCCTGCCTTGAGGCGTCAGGAAGTAGGCTAGGGTGCGGTTCACGCGCTTCGCCCCGCCGATAAGGGTTCGGCCTCAGTGGCGACCTCTGCCCTGCCTTCCGCCATTCTCACTGGCGCCAGCGTCGAAACGCCCGGCTCCTGCATGGTCACCCCAAGCCAAACCGGCGCGGCTGCGATGGTGGTGCTGTTGTGCGTGATCACCAGGAATTGCGTCGTTCTGGCAAAGTCGTTAAGCAGGTCTACAAACTTCTCGACATTGCGGCCATCGAGCGGCGCGTCGACCTCGTCAAGGATCACCAAGGGGCTCGGTTTGACCTTGAGCAGCGAGAAGAGGAAGGTCGCGGCGCAAAGCGATCGTTCACCTCCGGAAAGCAGCTCCAACCTTTGCCGCTTCTTGCCGGGCAGGGTGACGTCGATCTCGATGCCGCTCTCCAGGAGGTTGTCGGGCTGCGTCAGGCTCACGTGGCCTTCGCCGCCCTTGAAGATGCTCTGAAAGACTTCAG contains:
- a CDS encoding FkbM family methyltransferase: MNRTLAYFLTPQGRRRLKWEFLGRIHPLVTFDYDGGLKLSSPRRNKSARKAFIQGYDNPALLRWLEGVLKPGMTVLDVGANVGLYTLFMARRVGPEGRVVAIEADPDTAVILERNVRASGFSNVTIANVAVGSELGNLRFQRSAKNRGESHISSAGEAGSVEVPVKTLDSLCAELSLGPIGYVKMDVEGYEVAALQGFHSRLASDRAMVVQTELMPRHLARYGKTPEDLRAALEPLGYVGHDLIEGELSAYDFSKRSGDVIWTRA